The following proteins are co-located in the Sardina pilchardus chromosome 24, fSarPil1.1, whole genome shotgun sequence genome:
- the LOC134072585 gene encoding C2 calcium-dependent domain-containing protein 4C-like, whose protein sequence is MFGFGSSALSLPPKTAKAVCQRMPLTPERIPSFIIPSRITISSPRAHHNKTDRTRLLSPGHRASPRRRRELLSPSFALPERSPRFYSFSPVRAGRVTHAAGRVQEDRTDLSTRAALGLEHVKKISTPYGFRTLVESPHVRRRESLFHRDPTKAADEPFTTSPCVGSSASRTQENGARLPSDAELVESPFEAQEDNSVRENFCPNRVLKSAKDELKMFLKKTRNALRTPSPRRAKGHSSKPACS, encoded by the coding sequence ATGTTTGGCTTCGGTTCATCTGCGCTTTCATTGCCTCCCAAGACCGCGAAGGCTGTGTGCCAGCGCATGCCACTGACTCCCGAGCGGATTCCAAGCTTCATCATTCCATCGAGAATAACGATTTCATCTCCACGCGCTCATCACAACAAAACTGACCGCACGCGCCTGCTGTCTCCTGGCCACCGCGCCAGCCCGCGCAGGCGCCGGGAGCTTCTCTCACCTTCGTTCGCCCTGCCCGAGCGTTCCCCGAGATTCTACAGTTTTTCACCGGTACGTGCGGGGAGAGTGACGCACGCAGCCGGTCGAGTCCAAGAGGACCGGACTGACCTATCGACTCGCGCAGCTCTGGGCCTGGAGCACGTGAAGAAAATCTCAACGCCATACGGTTTCCGGACCTTGGTGGAGAGTCCACATGTCCGGCGGCGGGAATCGCTGTTTCACCGGGACCCCACTAAGGCTGCAGACGAGCCGTTCACCACCAGTCCATGCGTGGGGTCGTCTGCGAGTCGGACACAGGAAAACGGAGCACGCCTACCTAGTGACGCAGAGCTGGTGGAAAGCCCGTTCGAAGCACAGGAGGATAACAGCGTGAGGGAAAACTTCTGTCCAAACCGTGTTTTGAAGTCTGCAAAAGATGAACTGAAAATGTTTCTTAAAAAGACCCGTAATGCTCTTAGGACGCCAAGTCCTCGACGGGCGAAGGGACATTCATCTAAGCCCGCATGTTCATGA
- the gon4la gene encoding GON-4-like protein isoform X2, with protein sequence MSLPRKRRAGTLRPGSIRTKSLRTSGGEGGTVLPPDECGTILPADALPQTPPHRAHSSPAAKEGEPEGQLWRRSPRLQGLSPAASIPEGLTQIDCDHAEGPAEGEAEGQEAEQDLFITLAEGHSRGRRSGRRKGGGRRRRAPDPTPQEEEPPVQEEEEQEEVQPELPIDRELDRELENKSRQHRLTSANVRSIIHEVITNEHVVAMMKAAINETEPVPVFEPKMTRSKLKEVVEKGVVIPTWNISPIKKPRGAKAPQFVDIPLEEEDSSDEEYCPDDDDEDETAEETLLESDLESTASSPRGSRSVHRVHDEDRNNGSHQLSRRLGHVRVEVVPMGPPPPPQPAPGPGPPAPPSRESSFMEKLHAVDEELAFSSHCIEPYQTLGGGGAEGVMAFRTRSKRPLRNVPLEELEAELRAPDFTPDLYDMGSAHEDREWTHWLQGLMSSLNNEEEVDDDDDPEYNFLADTDEPDVEDYRNDRAVRITKKEVNELMEELFETFQEDVAVPEEEEVHEEVEEEEEKEEDTAPAAPPTVSILHTVQYENPLADVLNESYRTVREQLAALRRRRALLESRGIAWPPPSSEPPPPPLVLTHTQKLHLQQQVQQHVQLLTQVIMLCSPVDRLKTETSTARQFLSELEGFAQRGEQVRRVQDPMFSSVFRAANLQGALLLLEELSQASQASLPSTHTVPIKPTSGRRFPMIPPHLAWLMATRSAFMHIELLPHVSLDPTHHASSTSKIKSFTQGEDCLIVLGHKHFSGTARPLKMAAHYLLAAKTVTEINKHVYDVSHRLPNHIVTSYFQQKKVPSMPQPCRRVEPSDRRPPVEKDENTMPLWLWKSLQAIYKAVQHHAGHQGALSGESAPRSSPAEGEVPSSEPSCPKTLLPPPPPRPYSFPPGTRYPPILPERLVMQPSGFKWVPSSPRPRAPHAKPRRPQRRQRLFTATWRQEGKLQPIQPAPSPGPTPPTPRALAGRGGSVCVRGRGGPVYVRGRGGSVCVTGQGRALVGSITPTLGLGGLILNLPVSAPLVCPAPPAMPPARRLAPLAPKATPLGKSAVSQHCNTLMGLHKLPAFPTPHGLTQVPQLVLVPSGLLLPNPAPLPLATTGKAQARTLRRSNNQSQRGMRGEQPITEEMQGAVRMEPQTIGGAGGGGGGLAEKGTVVTEEEEGMEDEGQREEEEEGEEEEGYGSGEGDEGPFLMLSESSGSPTPSLRSCTDAMVTEIDREDSHSGGERMTSHRNSEVTEGRTEEETGNRQTQKEGDNDDSEAERDEETIERLSWLAWKGRCDAEKRSGEEKSLKKTSATSVLDSDGERAPSSGDKWTAAREVGVEEAPVPLSEDAGLDDDPRKETKEVAFAQAYLEKVREALQVVPGKVEEFLGVLNTFEREPEGRTPVELYQRLRPLLQHWPELLQDFAAFLQPEQAHQCGLLVEQQAFERSRRFLRQLELSFGEGSTLYRKVVKLLRGGTSHGGIAEVKAQISSLLGSHSHLLEEFWVFFHQLYPQASESAQSEEMKRPNTDAGRQDNQPITSHIHAQEEDCGNSLPRSLGRRRQLVFPDALDTGNTRERLPAQQSPLQDLENAAVDPEIVCAKNISLMPSGERVVLWTREADRAILTACQQKGANQRTFCAVSAQLGNKTANEVCSRFHDLMRLFHTSSRERSSESDSDTDASSSSKDDPD encoded by the exons ATGAGCCTGCCTCGCAAACGCAGGGCCGGCACGTTGAGGCCTGGTTCCATCCGAACCAAGAGCCTGAGAACATCGGGGGGTGAGGGTGGAACCGTTCTGCCGCCAGATGAGTGCGGAACCATTTTGCCTGCAGATGCTCTGCCACAAACCCCTCCACACAGAGCGCACAGCTCTCCAGCAGCCAAAGAGGGGGAGCCGGAGGGTCAGCTGTGGAGGCGTTCCCCGAGGCTGCAGGGCCTCAGTCCAGCAGCATCCATTCCtgaag gtctaacACAGATTGACTGTGACCATGCTGAGGGTCCAGCtgaaggagaggcagagggacaGGAGGCTGAGCAGGACTTGTTCATCactctgg CTGAAGGACACAGTAGAGGTCGTCGGAGTGGCAGGAGGaagggaggtgggaggaggaggagagccccTGACCCCACCCCCCAGGAGGAGGAGCCACCggtgcaggaggaagaggagcaggaggaggtgcaacCGGAGCTGCCAATCGACCGCGAGCTGGACCGCGAGCTGGAGAACAAATCTCGTCAGCACAGACTCACTTCCGCCAATGTCCGCAGCATCATCCAT GAAGTGATCACGAACGAACATGTGGTTGCCATGATGAAAGCTGCCATCAATGAGACAGAGCCTGtacctgtgttt GAGCCGAAGATGACTCGCTCCAAGCTGAAGGAGGTGGTAGAGAAAGGAGTG GTCATTCCTACATGGAACATCTCACCAATCAAAAAACCCAGGGGAGCAAAG GCTCCCCAGTTTGTGGACATTCCCCTGGAGGAGGAAGACTCGTCAGATGAGGAGTACTGTCctgacgatgatgatgaagatgaaactgctgaagag acacTACTGGAGAGTGACCTGGAGAGTACTGCCTCATCTCCGCGTGGCAGCAGAAGTGTCCACAGAGTTCATGATGAAGACAGAAACAATGGCTCTCACCAG TTGTCTCGGAGGTTGGGGCAcgtgagggtggaggtggtgcccATGGgcccccctcctccgcctcaGCCGGCCCCGGGCCCAGgcccccccgcaccccccaGCCGGGAGAGCAGCTTCATGGAGAAGCTCCACGCCGTGGACGAGGAGCTGGCCTTCAGCTCACACTGCATAGAGCCCTAccag ACGCTGGGTGGTGGCGGGGCGGAGGGTGTGATGGCGTTCCGCACGCGCTCCAAGCGGCCCCTGAGGAACGTGCCcttggaggagctggaggcggAGCTCCGAGCGCCGGACTTCACCCCTGACCTCTACGACATGGGCTCCGCCCACGAGGACCGCGAGTGGACGCACTGGCTGCAGGGACTCATGAGCTCCTTGAACAACGAGG AGGAAGTGGACGATGACGATGACCCGGAGTATAACTTCCTGGCCGACACCGACGAGCCCGATGTGGAGGACTACAGGAACGACCGCGCCGTACGCATCACCA aAAAGGAGGTGAATGAGCTGATGGAGGAGCTGTTTGAAACG TTCCAGGAGGACGTGGCTGTgccggaggaagaggaggtgcatgaggaggtggaggaagaggaggagaaggaggaggacacCGCTCCTGCAGCGCCCCCTACTGTCAGCATCCTGCACACTGTCCA atatgagAACCCTCTGGCTGATGTTCTGAATGAGAGTTATCGTACGGTGAGAGAGCAACTGGCCGCTCTGCGTCGTCGGCGCGCCCTGCTGGAGAGTCGCGGTATTGCATGGCCCCCTCCCAGCAGCgagccccctccacccccactggtgctcacacacacacagaaactgcaCCTGCAGCAGCAGGTGCAACAG catGTCCAGCTCCTGACTCAGGTGATCATGCTGTGCAGCCCTGTGGACAGGCTAAAGACTGAGACCTCCACCGCCAGGCAGTTTCTG tcGGAGCTGGAGGGGTTTGCCCAGCGAGGAGAGCAGGTGCGGCGTGTTCAGGATCCGATGTTCAGCAGCGTCTTCAGAGCAGCCAACCTCCAGGGGGCGCTATTACTGCTGGAGGAGCTCAGCCAGGCCAGCCAGGCCAGCCTGCCCTCTactcacacag TGCCAATCAAACCCACAAGTGGGCGGAGATTCCCCATGATCCCACCCCACCTGGCGTGGCTGATGGCCACTCGCTCCGCCTTCATGCACATAGAACTCCTCCCACACGTCAGCCTTGACCCCACCCATCATGCATCCAGCACCAGCAAGATCAAGAGCTTCACCCAGGGGGAGgactg CCTGATCGTTCTTGGCCACAAGCACTTCAGCGGGACGGCCCGGCCTCTCAAGATGGCCGCCCACTACCTGCTCGCTGCTAAGACCGTCACCGAGATCAACAAACACGTTTACGACGTCAGCCACCGCCTGCCCAACCACATCGTCACG TCTTATTTCCAGCAGAAGAAAGttcccagcatgccacagcccTGCCGCCGAGTGGAACCATCAGACCGGCGCCCTCCGGTGGAGAAAGATGAGAACACCATGCCACTCTGGCTCTgg AAAAGCTTGCAGGCCATCTACAAGGCCGTGCAGCACCACGCTGGCCACCAGGGGGCGCTCTCTGGGGAGTCGGCCCCAAGAAGCAGCCCTGCGGAAGGGGAAGTCCCGTCCAGTGAGCCCAGCTGCCCCAAAACCCTCCTCCCCCCGCCGCCCCCGCGGCCGTACAGCTTCCCCCCCGGCACGCGCTACCCCCCCATCCTGCCCGAGAGGCTGGTGATGCAGCCGAGCGGGTTTAAGTGGGTGCCCTCGTCTCCGAGGCCCAGGGCCCCCCACGCCAAGCCCCGACGCCCACAGCGCCGCCAGCGCCTCTTCACCGCCACCTGGAGGCAGGAGGGGAAACTGCAGCCCATTCAGCCGGCTCCCTCTCCAGGCCCGACGCCCCCAACCCCCAGGGCGCTCGCCGGGAGAGGGGGAtcggtgtgtgtgcggggccGTGGCGGACCAGTGTATGTGAGGGGTCGAGGCGGAtcggtgtgtgtgactggtcaAGGACGGGCGCTGGTAGGTAGCATCACCCCTACACTGGGGCTCGGCGGGTTGATCTTAAACCTGCCCGTCTCAGCGCCTTTAGTCTGTCCCGCCCCTCCGGCCATGCCTCCTGCACGGAGATTGGCTCCCCTGGCTCCCAAAGCCACCCCATTGGGCAAGAGCGCCGTCAGTCAGCACTGCAACACCCTGATGGGACTGCACAAGCTGCCGGCGTTCCCGACGCCCCACGGCCTTACCCAAGTGCCTCAGCTGGTGCTGGTGCCGTCCGGCCTGCTGCTGCCCAACCCCGCACCGTTGCCCCTGGCAACCACTGGCAAAGCCCAGGCCAGAACGCTCAGGAGGAGCAACAACCAATCACAGAGGGGGATGCGGGGGGAGCAACCAATCACAGAGGAGATGCAAGGAGCTGTGAGAATGGAGCCACAGACAataggaggtgcaggaggaggtggaggagggctgGCGGAGAAGGGAACTGTTGtgactgaggaagaggaggggatggaagacgaggggcagagagaggaggaagaggaaggggaggaggaggaggggtatgGGTCCGGTGAAGGAGATGAAGGCCCCTTCCTGATGCTCTCGGAATCCTCGGGAAGTCCCACCCCCAGCCTCAGAAGCTGCACTGATGCCATGGTTACAGAGATTGACAGGGAGGACAGCCACTCTGGTGGCGAGAGGATGACATCACACAGGAACTCTGAGGTCACTGAGGGACGGACCGAAGAGGAGAcaggaaacagacagacacagaaggaAGGCGACAACGACGACAGCGAGGCCGAGAGAGATGAG gaGACCATAGAGAGACTGTCATGGCTTGCCTGGAAGGGAAGGTGTGATGCAGAGAAGAgatcaggagaggagaagagtctgAAGAAAACCAGCGCTACATCAG ttcttgACTCAGATGGGGAGAGAGCGCCCTCTTCTGGTGACAAGTGGACTGCAGCGCGGGAGGTTGGTGTTGAGGAGGCACCTGTGCCCTTGTCTGAGGATGCCGGCCTCGATGACGACCCGCGCAAGGAGACTAAAGAAGTGGCGTTTGCCCAGGCCTACCTGGAGAAG GTGCGCGAGGCTCTCCAGGTGGTTCCTGGGAAGGTGGAGGAGTTCCTGGGGGTGCTGAACACGTTTGAGCGGGAGCCCGAGGGCCGGACGCCCGTGGAGCTCTACCAGCGACTGCGACCACTACTCCAGCACTGGCCCGAGCTGCTGCAGGACTTTGCCGCCTTCCTGCAGCCGGAGCAGGCTCACCAGTGCGGTCTG TTGGTGGAGCAGCAAGCGTTCGAGCGCAGTCGGCGATTCCTCCGGCAGCTGGAGTTGAGTTTTGGAGAAGGCTCCACCCTTTATCGTAAGGTGGTGAAGCTTCTGAGAGGAGGCACTAGCCATGGTGGCATTGCAGAG GTCAAAGCTCAAATATCCAGTCTGTTGGGAAGCCACAGCCACTTGCTGGAAGAATTCTGGGTATTTTTCCACCAGCTTTACCCACAGGCCTCGGAGTCTGCTCAGTCAGAGgaaatgaagcgcccaaacacCGATGCTGGACGCCAGGACAACCAGCCAATCACGTCTCACATCCATGCACAAGAGGAGGACTGTGGTAATAGTCTGCCCCGCAGTTTGGGACGGAGGAGGCAGCTGGTGTTCCCAGACGCACTG GACACGGGCAACACCAGAGAGAGGCTCCCAGCTCAGCAGAGTCCGCTTCAGGATTTGGAGAACGCTGCTGTGGACCCAGAGATTGTGTGCGCCAAGAACATCTCCCTCATGCCCAGCGGGGAGAGAGTGGTCCTCTGGACACG GGAGGCGGACCGTGCCATCCTGACTGCCTGTCAGCAGAAGGGGGCCAATCAGAGGACGTTTTGTGCTGTCTCCGCCCAGTTGGGCAACAAGACGGCCAATGAG GTGTGTTCGCGATTCCATGACCTGATGAGACTGTTCCACACATCGTCGAGAGAGCGTTCAAGTGAGAGCGACAGTGACACGGATGCCTCCTCCAGCTCTAAAGACGACCCAGACTGA
- the gon4la gene encoding GON-4-like protein isoform X1, translating to MSLPRKRRAGTLRPGSIRTKSLRTSGGEGGTVLPPDECGTILPADALPQTPPHRAHSSPAAKEGEPEGQLWRRSPRLQGLSPAASIPEGLTQIDCDHAEGPAEGEAEGQEAEQDLFITLAEGHSRGRRSGRRKGGGRRRRAPDPTPQEEEPPVQEEEEQEEVQPELPIDRELDRELENKSRQHRLTSANVRSIIHEVITNEHVVAMMKAAINETEPVPVFEPKMTRSKLKEVVEKGVVIPTWNISPIKKPRGAKAPQFVDIPLEEEDSSDEEYCPDDDDEDETAEETLLESDLESTASSPRGSRSVHRVHDEDRNNGSHQLSRRLGHVRVEVVPMGPPPPPQPAPGPGPPAPPSRESSFMEKLHAVDEELAFSSHCIEPYQTLGGGGAEGVMAFRTRSKRPLRNVPLEELEAELRAPDFTPDLYDMGSAHEDREWTHWLQGLMSSLNNEEEVDDDDDPEYNFLADTDEPDVEDYRNDRAVRITKKEVNELMEELFETFQEDVAVPEEEEVHEEVEEEEEKEEDTAPAAPPTVSILHTVQYENPLADVLNESYRTVREQLAALRRRRALLESRGIAWPPPSSEPPPPPLVLTHTQKLHLQQQVQQHVQLLTQVIMLCSPVDRLKTETSTARQFLSELEGFAQRGEQVRRVQDPMFSSVFRAANLQGALLLLEELSQASQASLPSTHTVPIKPTSGRRFPMIPPHLAWLMATRSAFMHIELLPHVSLDPTHHASSTSKIKSFTQGEDCLIVLGHKHFSGTARPLKMAAHYLLAAKTVTEINKHVYDVSHRLPNHIVTSYFQQKKVPSMPQPCRRVEPSDRRPPVEKDENTMPLWLWKSLQAIYKAVQHHAGHQGALSGESAPRSSPAEGEVPSSEPSCPKTLLPPPPPRPYSFPPGTRYPPILPERLVMQPSGFKWVPSSPRPRAPHAKPRRPQRRQRLFTATWRQEGKLQPIQPAPSPGPTPPTPRALAGRGGSVCVRGRGGPVYVRGRGGSVCVTGQGRALVGSITPTLGLGGLILNLPVSAPLVCPAPPAMPPARRLAPLAPKATPLGKSAVSQHCNTLMGLHKLPAFPTPHGLTQVPQLVLVPSGLLLPNPAPLPLATTGKAQARTLRRSNNQSQRGMRGEQPITEEMQGAVRMEPQTIGGAGGGGGGLAEKGTVVTEEEEGMEDEGQREEEEEGEEEEGYGSGEGDEGPFLMLSESSGSPTPSLRSCTDAMVTEIDREDSHSGGERMTSHRNSEVTEGRTEEETGNRQTQKEGDNDDSEAERDEVMNVLETMSSASEESVLSVPELQETIERLSWLAWKGRCDAEKRSGEEKSLKKTSATSVLDSDGERAPSSGDKWTAAREVGVEEAPVPLSEDAGLDDDPRKETKEVAFAQAYLEKVREALQVVPGKVEEFLGVLNTFEREPEGRTPVELYQRLRPLLQHWPELLQDFAAFLQPEQAHQCGLLVEQQAFERSRRFLRQLELSFGEGSTLYRKVVKLLRGGTSHGGIAEVKAQISSLLGSHSHLLEEFWVFFHQLYPQASESAQSEEMKRPNTDAGRQDNQPITSHIHAQEEDCGNSLPRSLGRRRQLVFPDALDTGNTRERLPAQQSPLQDLENAAVDPEIVCAKNISLMPSGERVVLWTREADRAILTACQQKGANQRTFCAVSAQLGNKTANEVCSRFHDLMRLFHTSSRERSSESDSDTDASSSSKDDPD from the exons ATGAGCCTGCCTCGCAAACGCAGGGCCGGCACGTTGAGGCCTGGTTCCATCCGAACCAAGAGCCTGAGAACATCGGGGGGTGAGGGTGGAACCGTTCTGCCGCCAGATGAGTGCGGAACCATTTTGCCTGCAGATGCTCTGCCACAAACCCCTCCACACAGAGCGCACAGCTCTCCAGCAGCCAAAGAGGGGGAGCCGGAGGGTCAGCTGTGGAGGCGTTCCCCGAGGCTGCAGGGCCTCAGTCCAGCAGCATCCATTCCtgaag gtctaacACAGATTGACTGTGACCATGCTGAGGGTCCAGCtgaaggagaggcagagggacaGGAGGCTGAGCAGGACTTGTTCATCactctgg CTGAAGGACACAGTAGAGGTCGTCGGAGTGGCAGGAGGaagggaggtgggaggaggaggagagccccTGACCCCACCCCCCAGGAGGAGGAGCCACCggtgcaggaggaagaggagcaggaggaggtgcaacCGGAGCTGCCAATCGACCGCGAGCTGGACCGCGAGCTGGAGAACAAATCTCGTCAGCACAGACTCACTTCCGCCAATGTCCGCAGCATCATCCAT GAAGTGATCACGAACGAACATGTGGTTGCCATGATGAAAGCTGCCATCAATGAGACAGAGCCTGtacctgtgttt GAGCCGAAGATGACTCGCTCCAAGCTGAAGGAGGTGGTAGAGAAAGGAGTG GTCATTCCTACATGGAACATCTCACCAATCAAAAAACCCAGGGGAGCAAAG GCTCCCCAGTTTGTGGACATTCCCCTGGAGGAGGAAGACTCGTCAGATGAGGAGTACTGTCctgacgatgatgatgaagatgaaactgctgaagag acacTACTGGAGAGTGACCTGGAGAGTACTGCCTCATCTCCGCGTGGCAGCAGAAGTGTCCACAGAGTTCATGATGAAGACAGAAACAATGGCTCTCACCAG TTGTCTCGGAGGTTGGGGCAcgtgagggtggaggtggtgcccATGGgcccccctcctccgcctcaGCCGGCCCCGGGCCCAGgcccccccgcaccccccaGCCGGGAGAGCAGCTTCATGGAGAAGCTCCACGCCGTGGACGAGGAGCTGGCCTTCAGCTCACACTGCATAGAGCCCTAccag ACGCTGGGTGGTGGCGGGGCGGAGGGTGTGATGGCGTTCCGCACGCGCTCCAAGCGGCCCCTGAGGAACGTGCCcttggaggagctggaggcggAGCTCCGAGCGCCGGACTTCACCCCTGACCTCTACGACATGGGCTCCGCCCACGAGGACCGCGAGTGGACGCACTGGCTGCAGGGACTCATGAGCTCCTTGAACAACGAGG AGGAAGTGGACGATGACGATGACCCGGAGTATAACTTCCTGGCCGACACCGACGAGCCCGATGTGGAGGACTACAGGAACGACCGCGCCGTACGCATCACCA aAAAGGAGGTGAATGAGCTGATGGAGGAGCTGTTTGAAACG TTCCAGGAGGACGTGGCTGTgccggaggaagaggaggtgcatgaggaggtggaggaagaggaggagaaggaggaggacacCGCTCCTGCAGCGCCCCCTACTGTCAGCATCCTGCACACTGTCCA atatgagAACCCTCTGGCTGATGTTCTGAATGAGAGTTATCGTACGGTGAGAGAGCAACTGGCCGCTCTGCGTCGTCGGCGCGCCCTGCTGGAGAGTCGCGGTATTGCATGGCCCCCTCCCAGCAGCgagccccctccacccccactggtgctcacacacacacagaaactgcaCCTGCAGCAGCAGGTGCAACAG catGTCCAGCTCCTGACTCAGGTGATCATGCTGTGCAGCCCTGTGGACAGGCTAAAGACTGAGACCTCCACCGCCAGGCAGTTTCTG tcGGAGCTGGAGGGGTTTGCCCAGCGAGGAGAGCAGGTGCGGCGTGTTCAGGATCCGATGTTCAGCAGCGTCTTCAGAGCAGCCAACCTCCAGGGGGCGCTATTACTGCTGGAGGAGCTCAGCCAGGCCAGCCAGGCCAGCCTGCCCTCTactcacacag TGCCAATCAAACCCACAAGTGGGCGGAGATTCCCCATGATCCCACCCCACCTGGCGTGGCTGATGGCCACTCGCTCCGCCTTCATGCACATAGAACTCCTCCCACACGTCAGCCTTGACCCCACCCATCATGCATCCAGCACCAGCAAGATCAAGAGCTTCACCCAGGGGGAGgactg CCTGATCGTTCTTGGCCACAAGCACTTCAGCGGGACGGCCCGGCCTCTCAAGATGGCCGCCCACTACCTGCTCGCTGCTAAGACCGTCACCGAGATCAACAAACACGTTTACGACGTCAGCCACCGCCTGCCCAACCACATCGTCACG TCTTATTTCCAGCAGAAGAAAGttcccagcatgccacagcccTGCCGCCGAGTGGAACCATCAGACCGGCGCCCTCCGGTGGAGAAAGATGAGAACACCATGCCACTCTGGCTCTgg AAAAGCTTGCAGGCCATCTACAAGGCCGTGCAGCACCACGCTGGCCACCAGGGGGCGCTCTCTGGGGAGTCGGCCCCAAGAAGCAGCCCTGCGGAAGGGGAAGTCCCGTCCAGTGAGCCCAGCTGCCCCAAAACCCTCCTCCCCCCGCCGCCCCCGCGGCCGTACAGCTTCCCCCCCGGCACGCGCTACCCCCCCATCCTGCCCGAGAGGCTGGTGATGCAGCCGAGCGGGTTTAAGTGGGTGCCCTCGTCTCCGAGGCCCAGGGCCCCCCACGCCAAGCCCCGACGCCCACAGCGCCGCCAGCGCCTCTTCACCGCCACCTGGAGGCAGGAGGGGAAACTGCAGCCCATTCAGCCGGCTCCCTCTCCAGGCCCGACGCCCCCAACCCCCAGGGCGCTCGCCGGGAGAGGGGGAtcggtgtgtgtgcggggccGTGGCGGACCAGTGTATGTGAGGGGTCGAGGCGGAtcggtgtgtgtgactggtcaAGGACGGGCGCTGGTAGGTAGCATCACCCCTACACTGGGGCTCGGCGGGTTGATCTTAAACCTGCCCGTCTCAGCGCCTTTAGTCTGTCCCGCCCCTCCGGCCATGCCTCCTGCACGGAGATTGGCTCCCCTGGCTCCCAAAGCCACCCCATTGGGCAAGAGCGCCGTCAGTCAGCACTGCAACACCCTGATGGGACTGCACAAGCTGCCGGCGTTCCCGACGCCCCACGGCCTTACCCAAGTGCCTCAGCTGGTGCTGGTGCCGTCCGGCCTGCTGCTGCCCAACCCCGCACCGTTGCCCCTGGCAACCACTGGCAAAGCCCAGGCCAGAACGCTCAGGAGGAGCAACAACCAATCACAGAGGGGGATGCGGGGGGAGCAACCAATCACAGAGGAGATGCAAGGAGCTGTGAGAATGGAGCCACAGACAataggaggtgcaggaggaggtggaggagggctgGCGGAGAAGGGAACTGTTGtgactgaggaagaggaggggatggaagacgaggggcagagagaggaggaagaggaaggggaggaggaggaggggtatgGGTCCGGTGAAGGAGATGAAGGCCCCTTCCTGATGCTCTCGGAATCCTCGGGAAGTCCCACCCCCAGCCTCAGAAGCTGCACTGATGCCATGGTTACAGAGATTGACAGGGAGGACAGCCACTCTGGTGGCGAGAGGATGACATCACACAGGAACTCTGAGGTCACTGAGGGACGGACCGAAGAGGAGAcaggaaacagacagacacagaaggaAGGCGACAACGACGACAGCGAGGCCGAGAGAGATGAGGTGATGAATGTTCTAGAAACGATGTCCTCGGCATCTGAAGAGTCCGTGTTATCTGTGCCAGAGTTGCAG gaGACCATAGAGAGACTGTCATGGCTTGCCTGGAAGGGAAGGTGTGATGCAGAGAAGAgatcaggagaggagaagagtctgAAGAAAACCAGCGCTACATCAG ttcttgACTCAGATGGGGAGAGAGCGCCCTCTTCTGGTGACAAGTGGACTGCAGCGCGGGAGGTTGGTGTTGAGGAGGCACCTGTGCCCTTGTCTGAGGATGCCGGCCTCGATGACGACCCGCGCAAGGAGACTAAAGAAGTGGCGTTTGCCCAGGCCTACCTGGAGAAG GTGCGCGAGGCTCTCCAGGTGGTTCCTGGGAAGGTGGAGGAGTTCCTGGGGGTGCTGAACACGTTTGAGCGGGAGCCCGAGGGCCGGACGCCCGTGGAGCTCTACCAGCGACTGCGACCACTACTCCAGCACTGGCCCGAGCTGCTGCAGGACTTTGCCGCCTTCCTGCAGCCGGAGCAGGCTCACCAGTGCGGTCTG TTGGTGGAGCAGCAAGCGTTCGAGCGCAGTCGGCGATTCCTCCGGCAGCTGGAGTTGAGTTTTGGAGAAGGCTCCACCCTTTATCGTAAGGTGGTGAAGCTTCTGAGAGGAGGCACTAGCCATGGTGGCATTGCAGAG GTCAAAGCTCAAATATCCAGTCTGTTGGGAAGCCACAGCCACTTGCTGGAAGAATTCTGGGTATTTTTCCACCAGCTTTACCCACAGGCCTCGGAGTCTGCTCAGTCAGAGgaaatgaagcgcccaaacacCGATGCTGGACGCCAGGACAACCAGCCAATCACGTCTCACATCCATGCACAAGAGGAGGACTGTGGTAATAGTCTGCCCCGCAGTTTGGGACGGAGGAGGCAGCTGGTGTTCCCAGACGCACTG GACACGGGCAACACCAGAGAGAGGCTCCCAGCTCAGCAGAGTCCGCTTCAGGATTTGGAGAACGCTGCTGTGGACCCAGAGATTGTGTGCGCCAAGAACATCTCCCTCATGCCCAGCGGGGAGAGAGTGGTCCTCTGGACACG GGAGGCGGACCGTGCCATCCTGACTGCCTGTCAGCAGAAGGGGGCCAATCAGAGGACGTTTTGTGCTGTCTCCGCCCAGTTGGGCAACAAGACGGCCAATGAG GTGTGTTCGCGATTCCATGACCTGATGAGACTGTTCCACACATCGTCGAGAGAGCGTTCAAGTGAGAGCGACAGTGACACGGATGCCTCCTCCAGCTCTAAAGACGACCCAGACTGA